One Borreliella burgdorferi B31 genomic window carries:
- a CDS encoding DUF1357 domain-containing protein — translation MTEKEEKEDLQAQDKEEQQIKADTKVISVQEFEEYMRFKEQANSKSKETSRDLSINERITKELAEVEERERIEKQLLLEAERINEIDTLAKAHLSNHFNKEVLLAKGYTLKDIMQAQRRELVRKFVPIEQIKAIAKVSDISHIDGEILEQLVSLAKVNIKLRKNASSNSSSVDSIKGNIAIKSEERASLLNSNFVPINFTEFVQAISNTYKQRRIQFYENLKRHKRTSIA, via the coding sequence ATGACTGAGAAAGAAGAAAAAGAAGACCTGCAAGCACAAGATAAAGAAGAGCAGCAAATTAAGGCTGATACTAAAGTTATCAGTGTGCAGGAATTTGAAGAGTACATGCGTTTTAAAGAGCAGGCAAATAGTAAATCTAAAGAGACAAGTCGAGATTTAAGTATAAATGAACGAATAACAAAAGAACTTGCAGAAGTTGAAGAGCGGGAGCGTATTGAAAAGCAATTGTTACTAGAGGCTGAGCGAATTAATGAAATTGATACACTTGCAAAAGCACATCTTAGCAATCATTTTAACAAAGAGGTGCTACTTGCAAAAGGATATACATTAAAAGACATTATGCAAGCACAACGTAGAGAACTTGTACGCAAGTTCGTTCCAATTGAGCAAATTAAAGCTATTGCCAAAGTATCAGACATAAGTCATATAGATGGGGAGATATTAGAGCAACTTGTTTCTTTAGCAAAAGTGAATATTAAATTAAGAAAAAATGCGAGTAGCAATTCTTCTTCTGTTGACTCTATTAAGGGGAATATTGCTATTAAATCAGAAGAAAGAGCAAGTTTGCTTAATTCTAATTTTGTACCTATTAATTTCACAGAATTTGTACAAGCGATAAGTAATACTTACAAGCAAAGACGAATTCAATTTTATGAAAATCTAAAAAGACATAAAAGAACAAGTATTGCTTAA
- a CDS encoding DUF228 domain-containing protein, which yields MSDGITKIKEEFDKKVAEIKALMKNPQQDTGLLSNSVDFRDKNLIYSNSDGVFTSSKDKIENYPAKGYPYKRGVKLSFSADGTTELEVEAGGGDDLYGICTDIDEFTGMATVVPITNNFTGYLTFKKNGNGVNPGDKLHFNAQGELEKNGGNDKSVNAIALSKVHKLTEELSIVLASVFGNRALKGN from the coding sequence ATGAGCGATGGTATTACAAAAATAAAAGAAGAGTTTGATAAAAAAGTTGCAGAAATTAAAGCATTAATGAAAAATCCTCAGCAAGATACTGGTTTGCTTAGTAATTCTGTAGATTTTAGAGATAAAAATCTAATTTACTCCAATTCGGATGGAGTTTTTACTAGTAGTAAAGACAAAATAGAAAATTATCCTGCTAAAGGGTATCCATACAAGCGTGGAGTCAAGCTTAGTTTTAGTGCAGATGGTACAACAGAACTAGAAGTTGAGGCTGGTGGTGGGGATGACTTGTACGGAATATGCACTGATATAGATGAGTTTACTGGCATGGCAACTGTAGTTCCAATTACAAATAACTTCACGGGGTATTTAACATTTAAGAAAAATGGAAATGGTGTAAACCCAGGTGATAAGCTGCATTTTAATGCACAAGGAGAGCTTGAAAAGAATGGGGGAAATGATAAATCTGTTAATGCTATAGCACTTTCAAAAGTACATAAATTAACCGAAGAGTTATCTATAGTGCTTGCTAGTGTTTTTGGGAATAGAGCTTTAAAAGGTAATTAA
- a CDS encoding DUF228 domain-containing protein — MALKGKGQAKAPNVDDNPQLGLESEIPVAPRSKRQTRQAEEVQAKDPYLDSVKELDDVLLKFKKYSKSMSSIENKVFSSSGGCFKSKNARVNAYSFTCSSFADKIEEYLYDPANSFPYKRGVKLVPKENSIYVEVGADTDMYGICVDVCEFSSTAYVLPITNNFEGYLVTRNPSIKMGEILDINNNGVIIKAGGGPPTVINAYALSDSFTINFAPEDEYQDQARYPKQEYSINLIKVAIFGNRGLEKTVTPEAGG, encoded by the coding sequence ATGGCTTTAAAAGGCAAAGGGCAAGCTAAAGCTCCTAATGTTGATGATAATCCACAATTAGGGCTAGAATCAGAAATTCCAGTTGCTCCTAGATCTAAACGTCAAACAAGACAGGCTGAAGAAGTACAGGCAAAAGATCCTTATTTAGATTCAGTTAAAGAACTTGACGATGTTCTTTTAAAATTTAAAAAATATTCAAAATCAATGAGTTCGATTGAAAATAAGGTTTTTAGTAGTTCGGGTGGTTGTTTTAAATCAAAGAATGCGCGAGTTAATGCTTATTCTTTTACATGTTCAAGCTTTGCAGACAAAATAGAAGAATACCTTTATGATCCAGCAAATAGTTTTCCATATAAGCGTGGGGTTAAACTTGTTCCAAAAGAGAACTCTATATATGTTGAAGTTGGTGCTGATACTGATATGTATGGGATATGTGTAGATGTATGTGAGTTTAGTAGTACTGCGTATGTATTACCAATTACGAATAACTTTGAAGGGTATCTTGTTACAAGAAATCCGAGTATAAAAATGGGAGAAATATTGGATATAAATAACAATGGGGTTATTATCAAGGCTGGTGGTGGGCCACCAACCGTAATTAATGCATATGCCCTCTCTGATTCATTTACAATCAATTTTGCACCCGAAGATGAATATCAAGATCAAGCTAGATATCCCAAACAAGAGTATTCTATTAATTTGATAAAAGTTGCAATTTTTGGCAATAGAGGCCTTGAGAAAACAGTAACACCTGAAGCTGGTGGTTAA